A single genomic interval of Rhododendron vialii isolate Sample 1 chromosome 3a, ASM3025357v1 harbors:
- the LOC131319937 gene encoding uncharacterized protein LOC131319937 isoform X3: MDFHSLKRRDLQALCKRNKIPANITNVAMADALTALDVVQGIEEFLNPSSVESPEKTVKASPCVPRTGGRTTTSRKSIKEEAASVQISTRARRGTRKATAEEGTPGNQKEEVSVQKMYSRRSTRLLEKKMMELNLNNEERIEPIDFGGSDKEMANEMEGNVKKHSDDLGGVLEDQGLNQETISDDLPMKNDDLEDLLDKKSDDLSENGRELEQPSKVLDESDIVLVSEEHTVGLTPEMGEDVDDEVSDASKDQKEDDDGVGSEGYADSDILSGENLDKSRELKDEVTEKEGSDDSGYIATAECLVSENAERVFNAEKDLGSKDSADIVEPVNDVVSEDSGQMELGTLTLSVCAAAEDQKQHIELQNQVQGMGEFLNPSSVESPEKTVKASPCVPRTGGRTTTRRKPINEEAESVQISTRARRGTRRAIAEEEENAKIDVALSLRKMETPGNQKEEVSVQKMYSRRSTRLSEKKMMELNLNDDEGMEPIDFGSDEEMADEMKVSGKEDSDDFGRVSDIQGLNQETKTDDFSKNGDLEDLMVEKSDDLSENARELEQPFEVLDESDQNADDGLGSESCAESDLLSGENLEKSLELEDEAPEKEAECLVPEEGEQGFNAEKDLGLKDSDDIMDPVDDLVSGGSGQVEFDTLNLRVSVAAEDQKQDIELQNQAIIESDVMMFAKDPEDEFDHAEYSFGSNQLRNEEVTQVTPKGGEESDQLVIFEATAIELSNANDCPPVTDSQMSSCSVICESDVSDQVTPQDVANIGNLMAVNPSTFSFPSDKSSSDELPVDMPFSTLAVDPLPEQMSSSLLQSNSDRAVCPASVTPRKKSSSKTPTTSRKISILLDENKENIDNNGRNLDLTKEKGKKEDSLNDKSLRQLNKMLKENIDNSERKLDLIKEKGKKEDSLNDKSMRQLTKMLKEKLQITSRKNIHEEKDIAKVGRARPALQSLSENRLAASEPGNEI, encoded by the exons ATGGATTTCCACAGCCTCAAGAGGAGAGATCTCCAAGCCCTGTGCAAGAGGAACAAGATCCCGGCAAACATCACCAACGTCGCCATGGCCGACGCTCTCACAGCTCTCGATGTC GTCCAAGGGATTGAAGAATTCCTGAATCCGTCCTCAGTTGAGTCACCAGAAAAGACGGTGAAAGCATCGCCGTGTGTTCCTCGTACCGGTGGTAGAACAACTACTAGTCGAAAATCAATCAAGGAAGAAGCTGCAAGTGTCCAGATTTCAACTCGGGCACGCAGGGGAACAAGAAAGGCAACCGCAGAAGAGGGGACACCTGGGAATCAGAAGGAGGAGGTTTCGGTTCAGAAAATGTACTCAAGGAGATCCACGAGGTTGTTGGAGAAGAAAATGATGGAATTGAACTTGAATAATGAGGAAAGGATCGAACCGATTGATTTTGGAGGATCTGATAAGGAAATGGCTAATGAGATGGAAGGGAATGTGAAAAAGCATTCTGATGATTTGGGTGGAGTATTGGAGGATCAGG GATTGAATCAAGAGACAATATCAGATGATCTTCCCATGAAGAACGATGATTTAGAAGATCTTTTGGACAAAAAGTCTGATGATTTGTCAGAGAATGGAAGGGAACTGGAACAACCTTCTAAGGTACTTGATGAATCAGATATTGTTTTGGTTTCAGAAGAACACACAGTTGGGTTGACACCGGAAATGGGTGAGGATGTTGATGATGAAGTCAGTGACGCGAGCAAGG ATcaaaaagaagatgatgatggagTGGGTTCAGAGGGATATGCTGACTCTGATATTCTGTCTGGAGAAAACTTGGATAAATCTCGAGAGTTGAAAGATGAAGTCACAGAGAAAGAGG GTAGTGATGATTCTGGATACATTGCTACAGCCGAGTGCTTGGTGTCAGAGAACGCAGAAAGAGTGTTTAATGCTGAAAAAGACTTGGGTTCAAAGGATTCAGCTGATATTGTGGAGCCTGTTAATGATGTGGTGAGTGAAGATTCAGGACAAATGGAATTGGGTACATTGACTTTAAGTGTCTGTGCTGCTGCTGAAGATCAGAAGCAGCATATTGAATTGCAAAACCAG GTCCAAGGGATGGGAGAGTTCTTGAATCCGTCCTCTGTTGAGTCACCAGAAAAAACGGTGAAAGCATCACCGTGTGTTCCTCGTACCGGTGGTAGAACAACTACTAGGCGAAAACCAATCAATGAAGAAGCTGAAAGCGTCCAGATTTCGACTAGGGCGCGGAGGGGAACAAGAAGAGCAATCGCAGAAGAGGAGGAGAATGCAAAGATTGATGTTGCTTTGAGTTTACGGAAAATGGAGACACCTGGGAATCAGAAGGAGGAGGTTTCGGTTCAGAAAATGTACTCACGGAGATCGACAAGGTTGTCGGAGAAGAAAATGATGGAACTGAACTTGAATGATGATGAAGGAATGGAACCAATTGATTTTGGTTCTGATGAGGAAATGGCTGATGAGATGAAAGTGAGTGGGAAAGAGGATTCTGATGATTTTGGTAGAGTATCGGACATTCAAG GATTGAATCAAGAGACTAAAACAGATGACTTCTCGAAGAACGGTGATTTGGAAGATCTTATGGTTGAAAAGTCTGATGATTTGTCAGAGAATGCAAGAGAACTGGAACAACCTTTTGAAGTACTTGATGAATCAG ATCAAAATGCAGATGATGGATTGGGTTCAGAGAGCTGTGCCGAATCTGATTTGCTGTCTGGAGAAAACTTGGAGAAATCTCTAGAGTTGGAAGATGAAGCCCCAGAGAAAGAGG CCGAGTGCTTGGTGCCAGAGGAAGGTGAACAAGGGTTTAATGCTGAAAAGGACTTGGGTTTGAAAGATTCAGATGATATCATGGACCCTGTTGATGATTTGGTGAGTGGAGGTTCAGGACAAGTTGAATTCGATACATTGAATTTGAGGGTGTCTGTAGCCGCTGAAGATCAGAAGCAGGATATTGAATTGCAAAACCAGGCCATCATAGAGTCTGATGTGATGATGTTTGCGAAAGATCCCGAAGATGAATTTGATCACGCTGAATATTCATTTGGTTCCAACCAGTTGAGGAATGAAGAAGTAACTCAGGTGACTCCCAAAGGTGGAGAAGAATCTGATCAACTAGTTATTTTTGAGGCCACCGCTATCGAGTTGAGTAACGCAAATGACTGCCCTCCAGTTACAGATAGCCAAATGAGTTCTTGCTCTGTGATCTGTGAAAGTGATGTCAGTGATCAAGTCACTCCCCAAGATGTTGCAAATATTGGCAATCTTATGGCTGTAAACCCAAGTACATTTTCTTTCCCCTCGGATAAGTCTTCCAGTGATGAACTTCCAGTTGACATGCCATTCTCAACTTTGGCAGTTGATccacttccagaacagatgtCATCTAGTTTGCTCCAATCAAATTCAGACCGCGCCGTTTGTCCTGCTTCTGTAACACCGAGGAAGAAATCTTCTAGTAAGACACCAACCACAAGCCGAAAGATTAGTATTCTTTTGGATGAAAACAAGGAGAACATTGACAACAATGGGAGAAATTTGGATCTTACTAAAGAGAAGGGGAAGAAAGAGGATTCGTTAAATGATAAAAGTCTGAGGCAGCTAAACAAGATGCTCAAGGAGAACATTGACAACAGCGAGAGAAAATTGGATCTTATTAAAGAGAAGGGGAAGAAAGAGGATTCGTTGAATGATAAAAGCATGAGGCAGCTAACCAAGATGCTCAAGGAAAAGCTGCAGATTACGAGCAGAAAAAACATCCATGAAGAGAAGGATATTGCAAAG GTAGGAAGGGCGAGACCAGCTTTGCAATCCCTGTCAGAGAATCGTTTAGCGGCAAGTGAACCTGGAAATGAAATTTGA
- the LOC131319937 gene encoding uncharacterized protein LOC131319937 isoform X6 codes for MDFHSLKRRDLQALCKRNKIPANITNVAMADALTALDVVQGIEEFLNPSSVESPEKTVKASPCVPRTGGRTTTSRKSIKEEAASVQISTRARRGTRKATAEEGTPGNQKEEVSVQKMYSRRSTRLLEKKMMELNLNNEERIEPIDFGGSDKEMANEMEGNVKKHSDDLGGVLEDQGLNQETISDDLPMKNDDLEDLLDKKSDDLSENGRELEQPSKVLDESDIVLVSEEHTVGLTPEMGEDVDDEVSDASKDQKEDDDGVGSEGYADSDILSGENLDKSRELKDEVTEKEGSDDSGYIATAECLVSENAERVFNAEKDLGSKDSADIVEPVNDVVQGMGEFLNPSSVESPEKTVKASPCVPRTGGRTTTRRKPINEEAESVQISTRARRGTRRAIAEEEENAKIDVALSLRKMETPGNQKEEVSVQKMYSRRSTRLSEKKMMELNLNDDEGMEPIDFGSDEEMADEMKVSGKEDSDDFGRVSDIQGLNQETKTDDFSKNGDLEDLMVEKSDDLSENARELEQPFEVLDESDQNADDGLGSESCAESDLLSGENLEKSLELEDEAPEKEAECLVPEEGEQGFNAEKDLGLKDSDDIMDPVDDLVSGGSGQVEFDTLNLRVSVAAEDQKQDIELQNQAIIESDVMMFAKDPEDEFDHAEYSFGSNQLRNEEVTQVTPKGGEESDQLVIFEATAIELSNANDCPPVTDSQMSSCSVICESDVSDQVTPQDVANIGNLMAVNPSTFSFPSDKSSSDELPVDMPFSTLAVDPLPEQMSSSLLQSNSDRAVCPASVTPRKKSSSKTPTTSRKISILLDENKENIDNNGRNLDLTKEKGKKEDSLNDKSLRQLNKMLKENIDNSERKLDLIKEKGKKEDSLNDKSMRQLTKMLKEKLQITSRKNIHEEKDIAKVGRARPALQSLSENRLAASEPGNEI; via the exons ATGGATTTCCACAGCCTCAAGAGGAGAGATCTCCAAGCCCTGTGCAAGAGGAACAAGATCCCGGCAAACATCACCAACGTCGCCATGGCCGACGCTCTCACAGCTCTCGATGTC GTCCAAGGGATTGAAGAATTCCTGAATCCGTCCTCAGTTGAGTCACCAGAAAAGACGGTGAAAGCATCGCCGTGTGTTCCTCGTACCGGTGGTAGAACAACTACTAGTCGAAAATCAATCAAGGAAGAAGCTGCAAGTGTCCAGATTTCAACTCGGGCACGCAGGGGAACAAGAAAGGCAACCGCAGAAGAGGGGACACCTGGGAATCAGAAGGAGGAGGTTTCGGTTCAGAAAATGTACTCAAGGAGATCCACGAGGTTGTTGGAGAAGAAAATGATGGAATTGAACTTGAATAATGAGGAAAGGATCGAACCGATTGATTTTGGAGGATCTGATAAGGAAATGGCTAATGAGATGGAAGGGAATGTGAAAAAGCATTCTGATGATTTGGGTGGAGTATTGGAGGATCAGG GATTGAATCAAGAGACAATATCAGATGATCTTCCCATGAAGAACGATGATTTAGAAGATCTTTTGGACAAAAAGTCTGATGATTTGTCAGAGAATGGAAGGGAACTGGAACAACCTTCTAAGGTACTTGATGAATCAGATATTGTTTTGGTTTCAGAAGAACACACAGTTGGGTTGACACCGGAAATGGGTGAGGATGTTGATGATGAAGTCAGTGACGCGAGCAAGG ATcaaaaagaagatgatgatggagTGGGTTCAGAGGGATATGCTGACTCTGATATTCTGTCTGGAGAAAACTTGGATAAATCTCGAGAGTTGAAAGATGAAGTCACAGAGAAAGAGG GTAGTGATGATTCTGGATACATTGCTACAGCCGAGTGCTTGGTGTCAGAGAACGCAGAAAGAGTGTTTAATGCTGAAAAAGACTTGGGTTCAAAGGATTCAGCTGATATTGTGGAGCCTGTTAATGATGTG GTCCAAGGGATGGGAGAGTTCTTGAATCCGTCCTCTGTTGAGTCACCAGAAAAAACGGTGAAAGCATCACCGTGTGTTCCTCGTACCGGTGGTAGAACAACTACTAGGCGAAAACCAATCAATGAAGAAGCTGAAAGCGTCCAGATTTCGACTAGGGCGCGGAGGGGAACAAGAAGAGCAATCGCAGAAGAGGAGGAGAATGCAAAGATTGATGTTGCTTTGAGTTTACGGAAAATGGAGACACCTGGGAATCAGAAGGAGGAGGTTTCGGTTCAGAAAATGTACTCACGGAGATCGACAAGGTTGTCGGAGAAGAAAATGATGGAACTGAACTTGAATGATGATGAAGGAATGGAACCAATTGATTTTGGTTCTGATGAGGAAATGGCTGATGAGATGAAAGTGAGTGGGAAAGAGGATTCTGATGATTTTGGTAGAGTATCGGACATTCAAG GATTGAATCAAGAGACTAAAACAGATGACTTCTCGAAGAACGGTGATTTGGAAGATCTTATGGTTGAAAAGTCTGATGATTTGTCAGAGAATGCAAGAGAACTGGAACAACCTTTTGAAGTACTTGATGAATCAG ATCAAAATGCAGATGATGGATTGGGTTCAGAGAGCTGTGCCGAATCTGATTTGCTGTCTGGAGAAAACTTGGAGAAATCTCTAGAGTTGGAAGATGAAGCCCCAGAGAAAGAGG CCGAGTGCTTGGTGCCAGAGGAAGGTGAACAAGGGTTTAATGCTGAAAAGGACTTGGGTTTGAAAGATTCAGATGATATCATGGACCCTGTTGATGATTTGGTGAGTGGAGGTTCAGGACAAGTTGAATTCGATACATTGAATTTGAGGGTGTCTGTAGCCGCTGAAGATCAGAAGCAGGATATTGAATTGCAAAACCAGGCCATCATAGAGTCTGATGTGATGATGTTTGCGAAAGATCCCGAAGATGAATTTGATCACGCTGAATATTCATTTGGTTCCAACCAGTTGAGGAATGAAGAAGTAACTCAGGTGACTCCCAAAGGTGGAGAAGAATCTGATCAACTAGTTATTTTTGAGGCCACCGCTATCGAGTTGAGTAACGCAAATGACTGCCCTCCAGTTACAGATAGCCAAATGAGTTCTTGCTCTGTGATCTGTGAAAGTGATGTCAGTGATCAAGTCACTCCCCAAGATGTTGCAAATATTGGCAATCTTATGGCTGTAAACCCAAGTACATTTTCTTTCCCCTCGGATAAGTCTTCCAGTGATGAACTTCCAGTTGACATGCCATTCTCAACTTTGGCAGTTGATccacttccagaacagatgtCATCTAGTTTGCTCCAATCAAATTCAGACCGCGCCGTTTGTCCTGCTTCTGTAACACCGAGGAAGAAATCTTCTAGTAAGACACCAACCACAAGCCGAAAGATTAGTATTCTTTTGGATGAAAACAAGGAGAACATTGACAACAATGGGAGAAATTTGGATCTTACTAAAGAGAAGGGGAAGAAAGAGGATTCGTTAAATGATAAAAGTCTGAGGCAGCTAAACAAGATGCTCAAGGAGAACATTGACAACAGCGAGAGAAAATTGGATCTTATTAAAGAGAAGGGGAAGAAAGAGGATTCGTTGAATGATAAAAGCATGAGGCAGCTAACCAAGATGCTCAAGGAAAAGCTGCAGATTACGAGCAGAAAAAACATCCATGAAGAGAAGGATATTGCAAAG GTAGGAAGGGCGAGACCAGCTTTGCAATCCCTGTCAGAGAATCGTTTAGCGGCAAGTGAACCTGGAAATGAAATTTGA
- the LOC131319937 gene encoding uncharacterized protein LOC131319937 isoform X4 → MDFHSLKRRDLQALCKRNKIPANITNVAMADALTALDVVQGIEEFLNPSSVESPEKTVKASPCVPRTGGRTTTSRKSIKEEAASVQISTRARRGTRKATAEEGTPGNQKEEVSVQKMYSRRSTRLLEKKMMELNLNNEERIEPIDFGGSDKEMANEMEGNVKKHSDDLGGVLEDQGLNQETISDDLPMKNDDLEDLLDKKSDDLSENGRELEQPSKVLDESDIVLVSEEHTVGLTPEMGEDVDDEVSDASKDQKEDDDGVGSEGYADSDILSGENLDKSRELKDEVTEKEGSDDSGYIATAECLVSENAERVFNAEKDLGSKDSADIVEPVNDVVQGMGEFLNPSSVESPEKTVKASPCVPRTGGRTTTRRKPINEEAESVQISTRARRGTRRAIAEEEENAKIDVALSLRKMETPGNQKEEVSVQKMYSRRSTRLSEKKMMELNLNDDEGMEPIDFGSDEEMADEMKVSGKEDSDDFGRVSDIQGLNQETKTDDFSKNGDLEDLMVEKSDDLSENARELEQPFEVLDESGIVLVSEENTFKFTPEGGEDDAIKDQNADDGLGSESCAESDLLSGENLEKSLELEDEAPEKEAECLVPEEGEQGFNAEKDLGLKDSDDIMDPVDDLVSGGSGQVEFDTLNLRVSVAAEDQKQDIELQNQAIIESDVMMFAKDPEDEFDHAEYSFGSNQLRNEEVTQVTPKGGEESDQLVIFEATAIELSNANDCPPVTDSQMSSCSVICESDVSDQVTPQDVANIGNLMAVNPSTFSFPSDKSSSDELPVDMPFSTLAVDPLPEQMSSSLLQSNSDRAVCPASVTPRKKSSSKTPTTSRKISILLDENKENIDNNGRNLDLTKEKGKKEDSLNDKSLRQLNKMLKENIDNSERKLDLIKEKGKKEDSLNDKSMRQLTKMLKEKLQITSRKNIHEEKDIAKVGRARPALQSLSENRLAASEPGNEI, encoded by the exons ATGGATTTCCACAGCCTCAAGAGGAGAGATCTCCAAGCCCTGTGCAAGAGGAACAAGATCCCGGCAAACATCACCAACGTCGCCATGGCCGACGCTCTCACAGCTCTCGATGTC GTCCAAGGGATTGAAGAATTCCTGAATCCGTCCTCAGTTGAGTCACCAGAAAAGACGGTGAAAGCATCGCCGTGTGTTCCTCGTACCGGTGGTAGAACAACTACTAGTCGAAAATCAATCAAGGAAGAAGCTGCAAGTGTCCAGATTTCAACTCGGGCACGCAGGGGAACAAGAAAGGCAACCGCAGAAGAGGGGACACCTGGGAATCAGAAGGAGGAGGTTTCGGTTCAGAAAATGTACTCAAGGAGATCCACGAGGTTGTTGGAGAAGAAAATGATGGAATTGAACTTGAATAATGAGGAAAGGATCGAACCGATTGATTTTGGAGGATCTGATAAGGAAATGGCTAATGAGATGGAAGGGAATGTGAAAAAGCATTCTGATGATTTGGGTGGAGTATTGGAGGATCAGG GATTGAATCAAGAGACAATATCAGATGATCTTCCCATGAAGAACGATGATTTAGAAGATCTTTTGGACAAAAAGTCTGATGATTTGTCAGAGAATGGAAGGGAACTGGAACAACCTTCTAAGGTACTTGATGAATCAGATATTGTTTTGGTTTCAGAAGAACACACAGTTGGGTTGACACCGGAAATGGGTGAGGATGTTGATGATGAAGTCAGTGACGCGAGCAAGG ATcaaaaagaagatgatgatggagTGGGTTCAGAGGGATATGCTGACTCTGATATTCTGTCTGGAGAAAACTTGGATAAATCTCGAGAGTTGAAAGATGAAGTCACAGAGAAAGAGG GTAGTGATGATTCTGGATACATTGCTACAGCCGAGTGCTTGGTGTCAGAGAACGCAGAAAGAGTGTTTAATGCTGAAAAAGACTTGGGTTCAAAGGATTCAGCTGATATTGTGGAGCCTGTTAATGATGTG GTCCAAGGGATGGGAGAGTTCTTGAATCCGTCCTCTGTTGAGTCACCAGAAAAAACGGTGAAAGCATCACCGTGTGTTCCTCGTACCGGTGGTAGAACAACTACTAGGCGAAAACCAATCAATGAAGAAGCTGAAAGCGTCCAGATTTCGACTAGGGCGCGGAGGGGAACAAGAAGAGCAATCGCAGAAGAGGAGGAGAATGCAAAGATTGATGTTGCTTTGAGTTTACGGAAAATGGAGACACCTGGGAATCAGAAGGAGGAGGTTTCGGTTCAGAAAATGTACTCACGGAGATCGACAAGGTTGTCGGAGAAGAAAATGATGGAACTGAACTTGAATGATGATGAAGGAATGGAACCAATTGATTTTGGTTCTGATGAGGAAATGGCTGATGAGATGAAAGTGAGTGGGAAAGAGGATTCTGATGATTTTGGTAGAGTATCGGACATTCAAG GATTGAATCAAGAGACTAAAACAGATGACTTCTCGAAGAACGGTGATTTGGAAGATCTTATGGTTGAAAAGTCTGATGATTTGTCAGAGAATGCAAGAGAACTGGAACAACCTTTTGAAGTACTTGATGAATCAGGTATTGTTTTGGTTTCAGAAGAAAACACATTTAAGTTCACACCAGAAGGGGGTGAGGACGATGCTATCAAGG ATCAAAATGCAGATGATGGATTGGGTTCAGAGAGCTGTGCCGAATCTGATTTGCTGTCTGGAGAAAACTTGGAGAAATCTCTAGAGTTGGAAGATGAAGCCCCAGAGAAAGAGG CCGAGTGCTTGGTGCCAGAGGAAGGTGAACAAGGGTTTAATGCTGAAAAGGACTTGGGTTTGAAAGATTCAGATGATATCATGGACCCTGTTGATGATTTGGTGAGTGGAGGTTCAGGACAAGTTGAATTCGATACATTGAATTTGAGGGTGTCTGTAGCCGCTGAAGATCAGAAGCAGGATATTGAATTGCAAAACCAGGCCATCATAGAGTCTGATGTGATGATGTTTGCGAAAGATCCCGAAGATGAATTTGATCACGCTGAATATTCATTTGGTTCCAACCAGTTGAGGAATGAAGAAGTAACTCAGGTGACTCCCAAAGGTGGAGAAGAATCTGATCAACTAGTTATTTTTGAGGCCACCGCTATCGAGTTGAGTAACGCAAATGACTGCCCTCCAGTTACAGATAGCCAAATGAGTTCTTGCTCTGTGATCTGTGAAAGTGATGTCAGTGATCAAGTCACTCCCCAAGATGTTGCAAATATTGGCAATCTTATGGCTGTAAACCCAAGTACATTTTCTTTCCCCTCGGATAAGTCTTCCAGTGATGAACTTCCAGTTGACATGCCATTCTCAACTTTGGCAGTTGATccacttccagaacagatgtCATCTAGTTTGCTCCAATCAAATTCAGACCGCGCCGTTTGTCCTGCTTCTGTAACACCGAGGAAGAAATCTTCTAGTAAGACACCAACCACAAGCCGAAAGATTAGTATTCTTTTGGATGAAAACAAGGAGAACATTGACAACAATGGGAGAAATTTGGATCTTACTAAAGAGAAGGGGAAGAAAGAGGATTCGTTAAATGATAAAAGTCTGAGGCAGCTAAACAAGATGCTCAAGGAGAACATTGACAACAGCGAGAGAAAATTGGATCTTATTAAAGAGAAGGGGAAGAAAGAGGATTCGTTGAATGATAAAAGCATGAGGCAGCTAACCAAGATGCTCAAGGAAAAGCTGCAGATTACGAGCAGAAAAAACATCCATGAAGAGAAGGATATTGCAAAG GTAGGAAGGGCGAGACCAGCTTTGCAATCCCTGTCAGAGAATCGTTTAGCGGCAAGTGAACCTGGAAATGAAATTTGA